One part of the bacterium genome encodes these proteins:
- the lgt gene encoding prolipoprotein diacylglyceryl transferase — MSPVIFQLGPFVLRWYGLMYVVAVLVGARLVRKESERRGLPITADEIMNFALIVMFAGILGGRIYYVIFNWDFYGKNLGEIVQIWHGGLAIHGGMVGGVLAGLIYLNRHPVSTWDFADAVAPAVMLGQVFGRFGNFMNGDAHGMPTALPWGVVFPAESIAGRQFPGIPLHPVMIYELLLNLLWFFLLRRLRLWNHRPGFLFCLYFILYSIGRAAVSGFRADSLWMGPVRAAYVASAVLIVIFGGIILKKRLWTSDSVAASS; from the coding sequence GTGAGCCCCGTTATTTTTCAGCTCGGTCCCTTTGTGCTTCGGTGGTACGGACTCATGTATGTGGTCGCCGTCCTGGTGGGCGCCCGCCTCGTCCGGAAAGAATCCGAGCGCCGCGGCCTGCCCATCACCGCGGACGAGATCATGAACTTCGCGCTGATCGTCATGTTCGCCGGTATCCTGGGTGGCCGGATCTACTACGTCATCTTCAATTGGGATTTCTACGGAAAGAACCTCGGCGAGATCGTTCAGATCTGGCACGGCGGACTGGCCATCCACGGCGGAATGGTCGGCGGGGTGTTGGCGGGCCTCATCTACCTGAACCGGCATCCGGTTTCGACCTGGGATTTCGCCGACGCCGTGGCGCCCGCCGTCATGCTGGGGCAGGTCTTCGGCCGCTTCGGCAACTTCATGAACGGGGATGCCCACGGGATGCCCACGGCGCTGCCCTGGGGGGTGGTCTTTCCGGCGGAGAGCATCGCCGGCCGCCAGTTTCCGGGAATACCGCTCCACCCGGTCATGATCTACGAGCTGCTGCTGAACCTGCTGTGGTTCTTCCTCCTGCGGCGGCTCCGTCTGTGGAACCACCGGCCGGGCTTTCTCTTTTGTCTCTATTTTATCCTGTACTCCATCGGACGCGCCGCCGTGAGCGGATTCCGGGCGGACAGCCTGTGGATGGGCCCCGTGCGGGCCGCCTACGTGGCGAGCGCCGTTCTCATCGTCATCTTCGGCGGAATCATCCTGAAGAAGCGTCTTTGGACTTCCGATTCGGTTGCGGCTTCATCGTAG